From the Burkholderia ubonensis subsp. mesacidophila genome, the window CCAGCGCAGCAAGCGCGATGCGGCCGACGACAAGGTGAAGAAGTACGAGGACGGCGCCAAGCGCGCGCTGCAGTCGGGCGACGAGTCGCTCGCGCGCGAAGCGCTCGGCGCGCAGGCGAATGCCGAGGCGGAGCGCGACGCGCTCGCCGCGGAACTCGCGACGCTCGAGCCGTCGGTCGACAAGCTGAAGGGGCAGATCGCCGAGATGCGCCAGCGCCGCAACGACCTGAACGCCCGCTCGAACATCCTGCAGGCGAAGCAGGAAATCGCGCAGGCGAAGGACGTCGCGGCCACCGCGCTCGGCGGCATCGGCGGCAAGAACCTGTCGGAAGATTTCCAGAAGCTCGAGGACAAGGTCGCGTTGCAGAACGCGCGTTCCGACGCCCGCCTCAACTCGGCCGACACGTCGAGCGGCAAGGCGCTCGACGACAAGCTCGCCGCGCTGAACAAGGGCCCGTCGGTCGAGGATCGCCTCGCCGCACTGAAGAAGCAGCTCGACACGCCCGCGCAGTAACCGGCGCGCGCCGCCCCGGGTTTCGGCGCGGCGCGCATCGATCGCAAGGAGACGGGCGAACGCGCCCGGTTCGATCATGAAGAAATCCCTCGCCGCTCTCGGCTTCGCGCTGCTGACGCTGTCGTCCGCCGCGTTCGCGGTACCGACGCTGCAGCAGGTCGAGCAGTCGATCGCGCAGCGCGACTGGCAGCGCGCCGACACGCAACTGTCGCAAGTCATCGACGCGCACCCGAACAACGCGCACGCGCACTACCTGTATGCACAGGTGCTCGACCGCGAAGGCCGCACGTCCGACGCGCTCGCGCAGCTGCAACGCGCGAAGACGCTCGATCCGCAGCTGCGGTTCACCGATCCTTCCCGTTTCGCGCAGACGGAAGCGCGCATCCGCGCGGACGCTGGCCGTGTGAGCA encodes:
- a CDS encoding PspA/IM30 family protein — its product is MSLFDSVSRTIKGLLNDAADSVQDPSRDARQIVRELDDSIGRAENSLIEIEAQVATQRSKRDAADDKVKKYEDGAKRALQSGDESLAREALGAQANAEAERDALAAELATLEPSVDKLKGQIAEMRQRRNDLNARSNILQAKQEIAQAKDVAATALGGIGGKNLSEDFQKLEDKVALQNARSDARLNSADTSSGKALDDKLAALNKGPSVEDRLAALKKQLDTPAQ